The following are encoded in a window of Mycobacteroides chelonae CCUG 47445 genomic DNA:
- a CDS encoding SDR family NAD(P)-dependent oxidoreductase, which yields MSLSGKEFEGQVALVTGASRGIGRSIALALAEHGADIAVHYGNSKPAAEEVAEKISALGRRVLLCQGDIADPAVPELLADTVHAEFGRIDVLVNNAGTHGAGLLLDIAPDYLEETVATNLLGPIRMTKAVVAHMLGQRYGRIINISSVAAGKPDSGQSSYAATKGGLESFTKAIAVEFASRNIISNAVAPGVIYTDMAEITRTHVPATFERLKAQILAKDFAKPEVVANAVLYLASPHNTYITGEVLHIDGGYKMK from the coding sequence GTGTCTTTGAGCGGCAAAGAGTTTGAAGGTCAGGTTGCACTTGTCACCGGGGCCTCACGCGGAATCGGACGTTCCATCGCATTGGCGCTTGCCGAACATGGGGCGGATATCGCAGTGCACTACGGAAACTCGAAACCGGCAGCAGAAGAGGTCGCCGAAAAAATATCCGCGTTGGGTAGAAGGGTCCTCCTCTGCCAGGGCGACATAGCCGATCCGGCAGTACCCGAGCTGCTAGCGGATACCGTGCACGCCGAATTCGGCCGGATCGACGTCCTTGTGAACAACGCGGGCACCCACGGAGCCGGACTGCTCCTTGACATCGCCCCGGATTATCTCGAGGAGACGGTGGCGACCAACCTCCTGGGCCCCATCCGGATGACGAAAGCTGTCGTCGCGCACATGCTGGGCCAGCGATACGGACGAATCATCAATATTTCATCCGTGGCCGCCGGCAAGCCCGATAGCGGCCAATCTAGTTATGCCGCAACCAAAGGTGGCTTGGAGTCGTTCACCAAAGCCATAGCCGTTGAGTTCGCGTCGCGAAACATCATCTCGAACGCGGTGGCGCCAGGTGTCATCTACACCGACATGGCGGAGATTACGCGTACTCATGTCCCTGCCACCTTCGAACGCTTGAAGGCCCAGATACTGGCCAAAGACTTTGCAAAGCCGGAAGTAGTTGCCAACGCCGTCTTGTACCTCGCGAGCCCCCACAACACCTACATCACGGGCGAGGTTCTGCATATCGACGGCGGATACAAGATGAAATAG
- a CDS encoding thioesterase II family protein has product MRRTDELLPGNPWLRRLRDGSGATRVICFPHAGGSASYFRRLAKMLPVDTEVLAVQYPGRGNRLRERPIESVPLLAEGIASALPASDKQDVLFGHSLGGHIAFEVAQRLPVRKLVVSGIVAPSKVVDLGYRLLNEAEGIERIAALGGLPPEILNDPSALSALLPVLRSDFTAGETYTPPPDATVGCDITALIGDHDVLAPQERVSSWREHTRGNFDLQVFRGGGHFYLEDHIDEVSACLVRAFNVSPII; this is encoded by the coding sequence GTGCGCAGGACCGATGAGTTACTGCCTGGCAATCCTTGGCTGCGCAGGCTCCGCGACGGGAGCGGTGCGACGCGGGTGATCTGTTTCCCCCATGCAGGCGGTTCCGCCAGTTACTTCAGGCGTTTGGCGAAGATGCTGCCCGTCGACACCGAAGTGCTCGCCGTGCAATACCCGGGACGGGGAAATAGATTGCGCGAGCGGCCGATAGAGTCAGTGCCCCTGCTCGCAGAAGGCATCGCATCGGCCCTACCCGCTAGCGATAAGCAAGACGTACTGTTCGGTCACAGCCTCGGTGGCCATATAGCGTTCGAGGTGGCGCAGAGGCTGCCTGTTCGCAAACTTGTGGTGTCCGGGATAGTGGCACCGTCCAAGGTGGTCGATCTCGGTTATCGCCTACTCAACGAGGCCGAAGGAATCGAAAGAATAGCGGCTCTGGGTGGCCTGCCGCCCGAGATCCTCAACGACCCCTCGGCCCTCAGCGCTCTTTTACCGGTGCTGCGAAGCGATTTCACGGCCGGCGAGACATACACCCCACCGCCCGACGCGACCGTCGGTTGCGATATCACCGCGCTCATCGGTGACCACGACGTCTTGGCCCCACAGGAGCGGGTGAGTTCGTGGCGCGAACACACACGTGGCAATTTCGATCTGCAGGTATTCCGCGGCGGCGGGCATTTCTACTTGGAAGAC